TAGGCATATTGCGCGGAGGCGATGACAGACACGGTCTCATCTGACTGCAACAGTCGCTGCACTTCCGCTTCATCTTCCAGCGGAATAACAAACAGGTCTTCCACTTCATCACTGCTGACTTTGCTGAGCAGACAGATCAGCGCCCAGTCTCCCGTCAATGCCATCTGGGTCGCGGCCAGAAGATCTCCCGGCTGACTATCGCGCAGAGGCTTGATCGCATCCAGCGGTTCATGACAGCGGGACAAAATCTGCAGCCCTTCACCCAGCTCGGAGTCGATCTGTGTCAGCAGGACAATACGTCCATCTTGAGTCACCAGATTACGGGCGGTTTCCAGTACGCTGCCCAGTTGATTCCACTGATGGCCGGTGGGGCCATCCTCGACGGCTATAATTACCATCTCTGACTTGTATTCCGGCTCCAGTTTCCAGTACTCATCCAGTAACTGTTTGGCTTTTCTGAAAGTTGCTTCGAGGCTGCCAAATACAATTTCCGCTGTGGTCTGCCCACCGGCGGGGATGACCTGCAGACTGTACTGCAGCCCCAGCATCCAACCTATCTCGTCAATCAGCTGACGCAACGGACGACTTTCCGCAGGAGTCAGTTCGCGATGTGACTGTCCGCGGCTCTTGATAATCGCTTCCTGCGAGGAAAGACCCGGATAGATGGAACTGCCGCCACCTGCATAACCGATTAATGGATCAAAGCCGACTTTTTCAATTGGTAGAATGAAATCCGCTTCGAGCAGATGCCGCGACAGATAGATTCGTTCTCCCCCAGCCGAAGTTCCCAGGTAGCCGACTTCTTCTTTGGAGTCCGGATCATGGATCACCCATGATGCGTGTTCCTGCAGTTCGGAGGTCACTGCTGCTTTTAATTTTTCCTGCAGGGCATTCGATTCTGAACGTGTCTGCAGAATAGTCACATCACCGGCTTCGATTCCACAATCGCAAAAGTAGTCCCAGACCGCATTAATGATTTCGGCAGCAACTGGTGCCTGATAATCGACGGCAATCGTGATTTTATCCCCAGGTACAACCGCCAGATCCAGCGGGGGTAATTCCAGGGGACTGTTTAATACCTGCGTCATCCGGGAAGCAACATTGTCGATGCCGGGAGGTGCCTGGTGATAATAGATCAGCCGCTCGGATGGAATTTCACATTGAAATGTACCGTTAAAGCCATAATTTAATTCTATCTTGACCGTTTCCGTCATCGAAGCTGTTTCATCCCGCTTGACTCGACTTAGTTTCGTACTGATTCAACTGAGAATCGTGTTTTTTACGAATTGGAGAGTTGAATTCCGTTAAAAGTGGACCAACACTGGAATGTTAGCGGTTTAGAGGTGATTTCTACAGGATATCTGATCACAATATTAGAAAGTCACTGCAGATTGCAACGTAAGTTACATTCCGGTTTGAAGGATTTCGCCGGGTTCGCTACAGGAACGTCACCATGACAGAAGACGATCAATTAATGATTCGAATTCAAAGTGGCGAGCTGCGCGCGTTTGATGAACTGGTTGAAAAATATCAGGGCCCGCTGATTGGTTTTTTTTTCAGAAATACCCGGGACTCCCAGCTTTCAGAAGACCTGTCTCAAGAAACATTGCTGCGTGTTTATAACCAGTCGTGGGATTATCTGCCCCAGGGACGATTCCGGGGCTGGATGTATCGGGTAGCCCGCAACCTGCTGATCGATAATATCCGACGCCAGTCACACGATGCGTTGATTAAAGCCTATACAGGTAAGCAGGCAGATGAAGATGATTCACTCAATCGTCTGGCCTGTGAAGTCGTCTCGCCGGAAGAGAAGGCTAATATCAAAGAACTGGCGTTGATTGTCGATGGACTACTGGCAACGATCCCGGAAGATCAACGTTTAACATTTACACTGCATCATTATTCAGAACTGACACTGAATGAAGTCGCAGAGGTCATGGAAACGAATCTGGCCACAGCCAAGAGTCGACTTCGACTGGCCCGGGAAAAACTGCGAGAGAAATTAACACTGATGGGCGTTACAGGCCCTCAAAAAAATTGAGTTACTGTTATAATAGAGAGAATTTCAAAAAGAATTGAACCCGATCGAAGCGATTTACGTTGACTCCCGCGGGCCAGCAAAATCGCTTTCTTTTCACTAACACCTGCAACAGTACGGAGTAGAGGGGATGAGCTATTTCAGTCGGCTCACTGACATTGTTACCTGTAACTTGACTCACCTTCTTAATAATGCGGAAGATCCTGTAACGGAGATCGAACAGATTATTTCTGAGATGAAAGAAGGAATTGCAGGCGCGAATCGCAGTGTGAAAACAGCCTCTTCTAATGAACAGACGATTCAGCAGGAACTGTCTGATTATGAACGTCAGATTTTCCAGTGGAAAGAAGCAGCAAAAAATGCGCTGGCTCTGGGTGATGAAACAGAAGCACGAAACTCTCTGGTTCGCAAACAGGAAGTGGAAGATCTGAAAGCAGGCCTGGAACAGCAACATCAGGCCGCTGTCGCAACCTGCGAGCATTTGACCACGACCCTGCATGCCCTGGAAGCCAGATTAGCAGAAGCTCGACGCAAGCAGCTGGAATTAACGGAACAAGCCGGACTTTCAGAAACATCGTCACAAAATCCCCCGCATGCCACCGATGCTGAATCTCCCATGACTCTCTCCCGCTCAGAACAGATCGATTCGGAACTGGCTGAATTAAAGCGGGAACTGGGCCAGTAGCCGAGGGATCCGAGGTTGTCTGGCTCAAATTGACGAGCAGTGAAGCAGAATACGCTATAACCCGTGTAATCGATTTGTCTTAAGGAACCTTATCCTCAATCAATGTGAACATACGCTTTGTAGCCCGGATTGTTGCTTAAGAATGGATCATTCAACAAGATGGTACTTGCAACCGATCAGTTCTAATTTAGAATTAAATAATAGATAACTGGATGATCGGGAAGTACTTCTTGATCCCAAGTTCCGGTTCGGATCAGAATTTCCGGAGAAGGCTCCGGCAGGGCTGATACGATTCAAAGAATCCGCAAGTTCTTCGCAAAGGCTTTTGTCTGACGGGTTTCAGATTTGATATGACTGAAATTCTCCAGCCAATTGTCCGATGATGATTTACACACATCCTCAATTCCTAATTTACATCAATGATGTCGGAGTCGTGCCACCATGGCCAAAAAATATCTGAACCTCGAAGAAGCAGCCGCCGAGCTGGGCATGGAAAAAGAAGAATTGAACCGCATTCGAGAAGCGGGAGATATTCGTGGTTTTGCCGATAGAGGTGCCTGGAAATTTCGCATGGAAGATGTGGAAGAATTAGGACGTAGCCGCCAGGCAGATTCCGATCCTGCGATTCCCCTGTTCAACAATGAAGATCTGGAAGATGACGACCTGTTCGATTCTGCCATTCTCGACGACGATGGTCTGACTCTGGAATCAGACAGTGTCATTGATGAAGATGAAGTGGGCGAACAGGCAACTGTAATCCGTGGCAGCGTGCACGATGACGATGATGAACCAGTCGAACTCAGCAGTTCCGATAGTGATGTACGACTCGTGGTCGACGATGGTGACGATCTGCAGCTGGACAGTGAGCCGGAACTGGTTGCGGTTGGCGAAGATTCTGACAGTGATGTGCGCCTGACTGAAGATTCCAGTATTGACCTGGGCAGCGACAGTGATGTCAAACTGGTTAACACCGACTCGGAACCGGACTTTGAAATCCTGGATCTGGATACAGGCAGTGACAGTGATGTCAAACTCGTCGCTGACGACTCCAGCCCGATGGGCAGTGAAAGCGATGTCGCTCTGATTGGTGAAGACTTTGATCTGGGCAGCGACAGTGATGTGGCCTTAGTATCTGACGATAGCGATGAATCATCAATCCTCGCAGAAGACAGCGGACTTTCCCTGGCCGAAGACAGCGGCATCTCATTGGCATCCGACAGCGGTATTTCTCTGGCAGGCCCACTGGACAGCGGCATCTCTCTGGAATCGGCTGATGAAAGTGGGATTTCCCTCGTCGGTGACGACGCCAGCGGGCTTTCACTGCAAGATGATGATACTGGCAGTGATATTTCCATCACTGCAGACAGTGGTATCTCACTCGAACCATTTGACGTGGAAGACGCCGATCAAACTTCTCCCATGGTGTCTGCCGGCGCAGGAAAAGATGCGACCATGGAAATTCCAGCGCTGGACGATGACGAAGATTTCGCCGACAGCAGCTTTGACCTGGAAGACACTAATTCCGACACCAGCGTTCTGATGCTGAATGAAGACGGCGATACCGGTGGTTCTTCAGGCTCTGTGATACTGGATTCAGATGATGATGAAGGTGAGTCGGCGATTTTTGATGACGATGAGTTTGCCAGTGATGATGGCATGTCAGACGTCTTCGATGATGAAGATGACTTCGACGATATCTATGATGCGGACGACGATGATTTCGATGACTCCTTCCAGAGTGGTGAAAGCCATGCCGAGTTTGTCGCTCCTGCTTCCTTTGCAGGTGGACGAGGCGCTGCGATGGCGGCCCCCGAAGCGGAATGGGGAGTGGGGACATTCGTGGCATTAGGTATCTCAACACTGTTAATGAGCATCTGCGGCGTGATGATGTACGATCTCATCCGCACAATGTGGCATTATGATGATCCTTCTGCTGTCAGTTCATCCTTGCTGGATATGGTCCGCGGACTGTTTTAAACAACGTCTGCTGTCAATCATTCCAGCTTGAGCTCAGTTGTTTCTCATATCAATCTCCTGCGCTGATATTCTGAACGCTCAGTAACAGCAGACAGTTTTTTTCTGCTTCTCACCAGATGTTAACGCTGTGGTCGGGACTCAGGCGGATCAGGTTTCTATAATGGAAACCATAACGTGATACCCGCCCTGACCACACTGCTTTGAACTGGTGAAAGATTATGTATCAGAAATCCCTGTGTCTCCTCGTTCTGCTCACTCTCGTTATTTCATCCCCCCTGCAGGCGGCTGAGCGTACGCTGCGCTATCGCGATCGCAAACCTCAGGAATACAAGCTGACGGCCCGCGCCAGCAAAATCGACCCCCGCACGAAAGAACATCCGGAGATCGATTATGTCTTCGAAGCGAAAGGTAAGCCACAGGACGTGGAACATGCTGTGGTAGATACCCGCGTCAAACCACGCGGCAAACTGGTAATCTGGCTGATGGGTTACAACAGCCAGCTGTTTGACCGGCTCTCCAGCTACGGCCTGCATGCCATTCAGGTACATTACGCCAACCGCTGGTTCTCCAAAGTCTGTCGCGAAAATCCCGTCGGCGAAACCTGTCGTGGTAATGTCCGTCTGGAAGCAGCAACCGGTGAAGATTACAGCGACCAGGTTTCGATCCCCCACCCAGATGGCATGAAAGAACGGGCATTACAGTTTGTGAAATGGCTGGCAAAAGAAAACCCGCAGGGTCAGTGGAATTATTACCTGACTCCGGATGGGAAAGATCTTCGCTGGGAAGATGTGATCATGGCAGGCAGCTCGCACGGTTCCACAACGGCGGCCCGGTTTGCAAAACATCAGAAGGTCAGTCGCGTGGTCATGTTCTGTGGCCCGCGCGATCAACTGCAGAACTGGCAGATGCTGCCTTCCGCGACTCCCACGAACCGCTACTTCGGTTTTTCGCATGTTCTGGATGGCGGCTGGACTGCCGACCATTACTGCCGCTCCTGGGAATTGATTGGCTTGAATGAATTTGGCCCGATCGTGAATGTAGACAAGGCAAAGCCGCCCTATGGAAATACCCGGCGTCTGATTACCGACTTCGATGTGAAAAACAATACCCGTCGCGCCCATTCCTCTGTGGTCCCTGGGGGCAATGCAGGGAAGAACGCGAAAGGCCAGTACATTCATGAAGCAGTCTGGCGTTACCTGTTTACCGAACCGGTTGACAAAGTAGGAAAGCCAGTGCCCCTGGATCCTGGCTGCGAGAAAAATCAACGAGACAGCTGATGTGTGAAGAAAACCGGATCTTCTGCAGTACCTCATTTTTTTGATGGTTGAATCATTAAGTCAGGCAAAAGGGAGTCGCCCCCAGACCTGGATGACACGGGGGACTCCGGATAATGTTTTGGGGTCTGCGGCATAGTCATAGAGTTGTCTGACAATCTCATCGATCTCCCCTGGAGTAGCGAGCCCGTCTTCGAGAATCGCGTCAGCGATGTTTTCCATGGTGAGGCCATTCAGCTGTTTGACTTCACCATGCATTCCCGTGGGCTGAACGACGGAGACATTCATGTCCTGTAAACCACAATCCCTCAATATGGAAGGTAGCCGTTGCCCGATGTTCGGGTCGCCGCCTCTGTGACGAACGACGGTGTTGTACAAATCAAAGAACTTTTGAAAAGCGGGACTCTCCGGGTAGTTGAATGAACCGCTGAAGTCGATGTCTTCCAGAACCAGGTAACCGGTGGGACGCAGTTGTTTCAGAAATGATCTGACTGCGGAAACCGGATCCTTAAGGTGGGTGAGCAGAAATCGGGAGTAAACCAGATCGTACTCCGGCACCGTTGGAATCTCGCGGGCATCCGAGAGACGGAATTCAATATTCGTGAGCCCCTGCTCTGCTGCTTCCTGGCGGGCGATCGACAGTTTGGTCTCATCAATATCGACGCCAACCACTTTTCCCGCCGGTGCCACGCGGCGGGCCAGTTCGCGAGAGACATCACCACCGCCACAGCCCACATCCAGACAGGCCATCCCTTCAGTCAGATTGACCTGATCAATCAGTCTTGCAGTACTCTCCTGCATGACACGCCCCAGCACGCGAAGGCGCTCCCGCCCCTCGACGCCGCCGCGGATAACATATTGAGTTTTTCTGTTCATAAGCTCACGCATGAATTATCTTTTCTCATTATCGCAACCTGAATTGATGTAACTTTCCTCCCTCCAAGCAGGTAACGTTGAACTCTCAACAAATTCACGTATTATTACTCGATTGGAATTCATATTTTCAATAAAAAAATAGTCACACTCGCCCCGTTAAGTTTCCAGCCAGATCCACCATCTTAAATTCTCTATCTCATTGCCTGCTTCTGAGCTGAACCGACGCTCAAACACCCCACAATCTCACTCCGCATTTTCATATAGCCAACACAGTATTTTACAAAACTGAAAACACACTGCCCTCTTTCGATACGCGTAACTTTATCAAAATGTTAAATAAAGCTGGAAATTTGAAAATATTCTGTAGTCTGCCCCCGATTACTGGAATCTAGTTAGCAGGGGATCTGTATTACAGTGTTTCTACGCGCATCCAATCAGAACTGATTTATCTGATGAACGAAGTCATTTTGAACAATGAATTTTTCCAACAGTTGCTTAAGCATCAGGGGCAGCTGCATGCCTATGTGCTTTCTCTGGTTGGAAACACGTCCGATGCCCACGATTTACTACAAGACGTGAATCAATGTCTGCTGGAGAAACAAAGCAGCTTTACGCTGGGTACGAACTTCCTGGCCTGGTCACGAAAGGTAGCTTTCTTCAAGATTCAGTCATACTGGCGCGATCAGAGCCGAAACCATATACTATACGTCGATGAGCTGCTTAACAGCTTGTCAGAAACCATCGAATGCATGCCTGATTTATATAACGAACAGATAGAAGCACTCAAAACGTGTATTACCCACTTACCGTCAGACAAACAGATACTCATGCAGCAACGATACGGACAGTTTCTGCCTCTGAAACAGATTGCTGAATACTGGGGAAAATCTGAAAAAGCGTTAGGCGTGATGCTGCTGCGTGTCAGACTGCGGCTGCAGGATTGCATCCAGAAATCCATCGCAGCGAGGTCCCGCATCTGATGATTAGAGAAAATTCAACCAGCTGGGAAGACCCACTCCCGAAACTGGTGGCCCTGTATTTCGATAACCAATTGAATGAACGCGAATTGAAGCAGTTGCAAACCCGGTTAAAGAGCGATCCGGAAGCACGCATCTTCTTTGTTCAGTTTTCTACCCTGCAGACTCAACTGGAATGGATCCATACCGACTCATCCTCCCCGCAGGAGATGACACACTTACCAGGGTCGATCTATTCCAGAAAAAAGAACTGGAATCTCATTCTATATGTCACTTGCTGTGTCTGTCTGGTTCTGGGGGGCCTGTTCTCCATGCACCTGATGACACCCGTTGCCCACGTATTTCCGGAACCCGGCAGTGTTTGGAGTTCTGGCAATATCACGACGGAAGAAAAATTGCTGCCCGGTTCTCGCAGGCATTTGTTAAGAGGGGCGATCGAAATTCGCTTCACTTCGGGATCAGTTGTGAATCTGAAGGCTCCCGCGCAGTTTACCACTCACAACTCAAATGAAATCTTCCTGCAAGCAGGAAAGCTGGTAGCTGATGTCCCGGAATCAGGTCACGGGTTTACTGTGGAAACGCAGACGGGAAAGATTATTGACCTGGGTACTTCGTTCTCCGTAAATGTCGGTGCTGAACTGAACACGGAAATCAATGTCTATCGCGGCAAAGTCCAGGCCGCAAGTTCCAAAGAGACAGAACCGCCTCGTGAAATCCTGGCAAATGAAGCGGTTCAGATCGACTCGGTTACGAATTTGATTCAACCCCGGGATTATACCAGCAGTGATTTTATCCCACTCATTTCGCGAGATTATGCGGTAGATCAATTTTCTGATAATGTCATTTTTCAGGAACAACTGCCCGATCAGATTGCGCAGGGCGAATTCCAGGTACTCGAACGGGACGGAACGATTTTTCTGTTCCCAGAAAAACGCGATATTCTGCTCTCGGAGAATTTGCCGGTCTCAATTAGTCAACCGGGCGACTACCGGGCAGAAGAGCAGATTGAAAAAGAAACCGATTTTGTCTCGCGAGGCATGAAAGTGGATTGCTATCGGATTTACTACGATCCCGCCAGCAACCATCGTGAAATGATTCGTGCTGAAGGAGTGGTTCATTTTAATCAGCCCATACTTGGTTTGATCACGACAAAGACACGCCTGCTTGAGACAGACTCTGTCTTGAACCCGCTGTGTGCCGGTGGCAATTGCCCCCCCCATTCAACATCAGGAAGTCGAAGCCCGGGTCGAAGAAGATGGCACGCATCAGGACATATTGAGTCTGTCAGAAGATCGCAAAACACTTAAATTTATTTTACAAACGGGAACCAAATATGTTGACGAATTTCGTGTTCTGGTTGCCAGCCCCTGATTTTATTCAGCAAACGTAACATTTTTTTATCGCTGAAGCTCATTGTTCACACGCTGCATCTGAAAGAGTGTTGTGTGTCATAAATTAGTCATTATCTATTGTTTATTCACAAGGAGACACTTATGAAAATTCCTCGACCTGCAAAACGCCTTCGCGGCTTCACATTAATTGAATTACTTGTTGTGATTGCCATTATTGCAATTTTGATCGCCCTGTTGCTGCCAGCGGTTCAACAGGCGCGAGAAGCAGCCCGCCGATCCCAGTGTAAAAACAATCTGAAACAGATTGGTCTCGCGTTCCAGAACTATCACGACACATTTAACATGTTCCCTCCCGGTTATGTTGACGAGCGGGGTTCAGGTGGAACACTAGCAGATAACGAAGGGCACTGGGCCTGGAGCACAATGATCTTGCCCTATCTCGATCAGGCCCCCCTCTATAACCAGATGAACCCTGGCCCAATCACTCCTTCAACGGCTTTGAATGATGCAGCCATCCGCACCAGCATGCAACAGCCACGCGCCGCCTTCCGCTGCCCCTCCGATACCGGGCCAGCTCTGAACGGAAACGCCGGCCAGGAAATCCAGGCGGATAGTGGAACGAATTTCGGTCTCCCTGTGTCAAACTATATTGCTTCCAATAACAACCGTACCTTGCGGCAGTCTCGTTCATCGAACGGTGCCAACG
The sequence above is a segment of the Gimesia algae genome. Coding sequences within it:
- a CDS encoding lactate racemase domain-containing protein, which gives rise to MTETVKIELNYGFNGTFQCEIPSERLIYYHQAPPGIDNVASRMTQVLNSPLELPPLDLAVVPGDKITIAVDYQAPVAAEIINAVWDYFCDCGIEAGDVTILQTRSESNALQEKLKAAVTSELQEHASWVIHDPDSKEEVGYLGTSAGGERIYLSRHLLEADFILPIEKVGFDPLIGYAGGGSSIYPGLSSQEAIIKSRGQSHRELTPAESRPLRQLIDEIGWMLGLQYSLQVIPAGGQTTAEIVFGSLEATFRKAKQLLDEYWKLEPEYKSEMVIIAVEDGPTGHQWNQLGSVLETARNLVTQDGRIVLLTQIDSELGEGLQILSRCHEPLDAIKPLRDSQPGDLLAATQMALTGDWALICLLSKVSSDEVEDLFVIPLEDEAEVQRLLQSDETVSVIASAQYAYGHLKQG
- a CDS encoding RNA polymerase sigma factor, with the protein product MTEDDQLMIRIQSGELRAFDELVEKYQGPLIGFFFRNTRDSQLSEDLSQETLLRVYNQSWDYLPQGRFRGWMYRVARNLLIDNIRRQSHDALIKAYTGKQADEDDSLNRLACEVVSPEEKANIKELALIVDGLLATIPEDQRLTFTLHHYSELTLNEVAEVMETNLATAKSRLRLAREKLREKLTLMGVTGPQKN
- a CDS encoding PspA/IM30 family protein, producing MSYFSRLTDIVTCNLTHLLNNAEDPVTEIEQIISEMKEGIAGANRSVKTASSNEQTIQQELSDYERQIFQWKEAAKNALALGDETEARNSLVRKQEVEDLKAGLEQQHQAAVATCEHLTTTLHALEARLAEARRKQLELTEQAGLSETSSQNPPHATDAESPMTLSRSEQIDSELAELKRELGQ
- a CDS encoding BPSS1187 family protein — translated: MYQKSLCLLVLLTLVISSPLQAAERTLRYRDRKPQEYKLTARASKIDPRTKEHPEIDYVFEAKGKPQDVEHAVVDTRVKPRGKLVIWLMGYNSQLFDRLSSYGLHAIQVHYANRWFSKVCRENPVGETCRGNVRLEAATGEDYSDQVSIPHPDGMKERALQFVKWLAKENPQGQWNYYLTPDGKDLRWEDVIMAGSSHGSTTAARFAKHQKVSRVVMFCGPRDQLQNWQMLPSATPTNRYFGFSHVLDGGWTADHYCRSWELIGLNEFGPIVNVDKAKPPYGNTRRLITDFDVKNNTRRAHSSVVPGGNAGKNAKGQYIHEAVWRYLFTEPVDKVGKPVPLDPGCEKNQRDS
- a CDS encoding class I SAM-dependent methyltransferase, coding for MRELMNRKTQYVIRGGVEGRERLRVLGRVMQESTARLIDQVNLTEGMACLDVGCGGGDVSRELARRVAPAGKVVGVDIDETKLSIARQEAAEQGLTNIEFRLSDAREIPTVPEYDLVYSRFLLTHLKDPVSAVRSFLKQLRPTGYLVLEDIDFSGSFNYPESPAFQKFFDLYNTVVRHRGGDPNIGQRLPSILRDCGLQDMNVSVVQPTGMHGEVKQLNGLTMENIADAILEDGLATPGEIDEIVRQLYDYAADPKTLSGVPRVIQVWGRLPFA
- a CDS encoding sigma-70 family RNA polymerase sigma factor, with translation MNEVILNNEFFQQLLKHQGQLHAYVLSLVGNTSDAHDLLQDVNQCLLEKQSSFTLGTNFLAWSRKVAFFKIQSYWRDQSRNHILYVDELLNSLSETIECMPDLYNEQIEALKTCITHLPSDKQILMQQRYGQFLPLKQIAEYWGKSEKALGVMLLRVRLRLQDCIQKSIAARSRI
- a CDS encoding FecR domain-containing protein, which produces MIRENSTSWEDPLPKLVALYFDNQLNERELKQLQTRLKSDPEARIFFVQFSTLQTQLEWIHTDSSSPQEMTHLPGSIYSRKKNWNLILYVTCCVCLVLGGLFSMHLMTPVAHVFPEPGSVWSSGNITTEEKLLPGSRRHLLRGAIEIRFTSGSVVNLKAPAQFTTHNSNEIFLQAGKLVADVPESGHGFTVETQTGKIIDLGTSFSVNVGAELNTEINVYRGKVQAASSKETEPPREILANEAVQIDSVTNLIQPRDYTSSDFIPLISRDYAVDQFSDNVIFQEQLPDQIAQGEFQVLERDGTIFLFPEKRDILLSENLPVSISQPGDYRAEEQIEKETDFVSRGMKVDCYRIYYDPASNHREMIRAEGVVHFNQPILGLITTKTRLLETDSVLNPLCAGGNCPPHSTSGSRSPGRRRWHASGHIESVRRSQNT
- a CDS encoding DUF1559 domain-containing protein, which codes for MKIPRPAKRLRGFTLIELLVVIAIIAILIALLLPAVQQAREAARRSQCKNNLKQIGLAFQNYHDTFNMFPPGYVDERGSGGTLADNEGHWAWSTMILPYLDQAPLYNQMNPGPITPSTALNDAAIRTSMQQPRAAFRCPSDTGPALNGNAGQEIQADSGTNFGLPVSNYIASNNNRTLRQSRSSNGANGGSGATGAFWRDSNLRFRDITDGASNTILVGERSYKVGTVDFYAGTLYAAREYGGTNGPEQASGNQGLIAIFGGSTYSINPTNPSNVATRQTYSSQHTGGAHFGLGDGAVRFISENINLNTDDAVNSTLESLIGVADGQILGEF